In the genome of Bacteroidota bacterium, one region contains:
- a CDS encoding response regulator produces the protein MFENPKIFLVDDDPFYRLIYEKMLRRLGYSKITCFEDGQQAINQLTGHPEIIFLDHVMNNMDGLDVLLKIKRINPDIYVVFISSQESISVAVDALKYGAFDYIIKGQDDQGKISNVLERIMQVRIKLHEKQMGNNRKGGFWNNLKLLFFAFSFFPLLFFLNGCSAQNLFEKKQAANDLVSGDTAFFKYDPFYEYRISKDDKVTISVWNHDDLSVGSLYGIYNSNEVYGKWLMVDAEGMIPVPRIGRVKIGGLTQREAKDTLVKKYSLLVVNPVLEVKVLNKEVTMLGEVKTPGNYLLEKEHNTLIELIGRSGGFEFYADKKQIQVLRIVDGLQKQVTVNLTGRDQHLETNIQLHPRDIIVVPSRKGKMWDKKSGSVIPIASVISALALVFNFFR, from the coding sequence ATGTTTGAAAATCCAAAAATCTTTCTTGTAGATGATGATCCGTTTTACCGGTTAATCTATGAGAAAATGCTGCGCAGACTTGGGTACTCAAAAATTACCTGTTTCGAAGACGGGCAGCAGGCAATTAATCAGCTTACCGGGCATCCCGAAATTATTTTCCTGGATCATGTTATGAACAATATGGATGGTTTGGATGTGCTTTTGAAAATCAAGCGCATTAATCCAGACATCTATGTGGTTTTTATTTCATCGCAGGAATCAATTTCTGTAGCTGTGGATGCCTTGAAGTATGGAGCCTTTGACTACATCATAAAAGGTCAGGACGATCAGGGAAAGATTTCGAATGTGCTTGAACGGATCATGCAGGTGCGTATTAAATTGCATGAAAAGCAAATGGGTAATAATCGTAAGGGTGGATTTTGGAATAATCTGAAGTTGTTGTTTTTTGCTTTTTCGTTTTTTCCGCTGCTTTTTTTTCTGAACGGATGTTCTGCCCAGAATCTCTTTGAGAAAAAGCAGGCTGCAAATGATTTGGTTTCGGGCGATACGGCCTTTTTTAAATATGATCCGTTTTATGAATACCGGATTAGTAAAGATGATAAAGTAACCATCAGCGTATGGAATCACGATGATTTAAGCGTGGGCTCTCTTTATGGAATATACAATTCCAATGAAGTATATGGAAAGTGGCTGATGGTGGATGCTGAAGGAATGATTCCTGTGCCGCGCATCGGACGTGTGAAAATTGGTGGGCTAACACAGCGTGAAGCGAAGGACACACTTGTGAAAAAGTATTCGTTGCTGGTAGTTAATCCGGTTTTAGAAGTAAAAGTGCTAAACAAAGAAGTTACCATGCTGGGTGAAGTTAAAACCCCCGGAAATTATCTGCTCGAAAAAGAACATAATACGCTGATTGAACTTATTGGCCGGTCTGGCGGTTTTGAATTTTATGCCGACAAAAAACAAATACAGGTGTTGCGCATTGTAGATGGATTGCAAAAGCAGGTAACCGTAAATCTTACCGGCCGCGACCAGCATCTCGAAACCAACATTCAGCTTCATCCCCGTGATATTATTGTGGTGCCTTCGCGCAAAGGAAAAATGTGGGATAAAAAATCAGGCTCTGTTATTCCGATAGCCAGTGTGATTAGTGCGCTTGCACTGGTGTTTAATTTTTTCCGCTGA
- a CDS encoding PAS domain S-box protein: MSAEDEIAVLRRMLERERNARKASERILEMKSRELYYVNEKLSEQNKTLETLIQSRTHELQISESRLKFAIERSGDGMWEVDFRTNEIIFSPRYKSVLGYLPHEFENNVDFWLSILHPDDLLRVLGVYKEYSTGLRSEHTLAFRMRSKREGWKWLLDSGCAVEVDEKRKPLRIIGVNTDISEQKHAEEELRLAADKLLHMITNLNSGVLLESETRHIEVINHTFCQIFSIPLSPAELRGMDCSQSAEQSKGLFEDPEGFIARINDLLQQKTAVTGEELIMADGRVLNRDYIPFFVNNEYKGHLWKYTDITAAKRYEQKLQEQEEKYRGIIENMNLGLIEVDLEEKIVYANQSFCNISGYTTDELLGRKTYDLLLPKELRQTFNSRQKERNQGISDAYEMQVRNKRGEARWWMISGAPMYDSKGTVIGSIGVHVDITDQMELEEQLRTARKLAEESAKAKESFMINMSHEIRTPMNAISGFGEQLLNTPLSGKQRTFVNAINSASANLLVIINDILDFSKIEAGQLTVERITFSLVDVVKTVCSILFSKAEEKGILLECKIDENLTPVLIGDPFRITQVLINLIGNSIKFTEQGKVSVQVTVIQNAKLGQEIELAVSDTGIGMSNEFLTQMFGKFSQEDDSTARMYGGTGLGMAITRELVELMGGSISVASTKGLGSVFKVNLLLPAGNSSDISVQHPDITPDGQLSGKTILLAEDNSYNQLLATTILERYGAEVIVCNDGAEAVLALEKRDADVVLMDVQMPVMDGVECTGIIRQLYGTGLPVVALTANALTGEREKCIAAGMDDFLSKPFEEQQLIQKVFKWIAIGSVILRENTMNDDYTPDLSRLLKIAAGDKVFLNKMLTIFVKETPAQLAEMKAACDAGDFVKMGRIAHRIKPSLNDVGISTNLLAEIETEGKNNNPVPQVSERFADLTDRVNGVIEHIRQFYL, encoded by the coding sequence ATGAGTGCTGAGGATGAAATTGCTGTGCTGAGGCGTATGCTTGAGCGTGAACGCAATGCACGCAAGGCTTCTGAGCGCATTCTGGAAATGAAAAGCCGCGAGCTGTATTATGTGAATGAAAAACTCAGCGAACAGAATAAAACCCTCGAAACATTAATACAAAGCCGTACTCATGAACTTCAGATAAGTGAAAGCAGACTAAAGTTTGCCATCGAAAGGTCGGGCGATGGGATGTGGGAAGTTGATTTCAGAACAAATGAAATTATATTTTCCCCGCGCTATAAATCAGTATTGGGGTATCTTCCCCATGAATTTGAAAATAATGTTGATTTCTGGCTTAGCATTCTGCACCCCGATGATTTGCTCCGGGTATTGGGAGTATATAAAGAATATTCAACCGGTTTAAGAAGCGAACATACACTTGCATTCAGAATGCGTTCAAAGCGCGAAGGATGGAAGTGGTTACTCGATAGTGGTTGTGCCGTTGAGGTTGACGAGAAGCGAAAACCGCTGCGAATAATTGGCGTCAATACTGATATTTCAGAACAAAAGCATGCAGAAGAAGAGTTGCGGCTGGCTGCAGATAAGCTTTTGCACATGATTACCAACCTCAATTCAGGCGTGCTGCTCGAGAGTGAAACGCGTCATATTGAGGTAATCAATCATACCTTTTGTCAGATTTTCAGCATACCGCTTTCGCCTGCCGAACTGAGAGGTATGGATTGTTCACAATCGGCCGAACAAAGCAAAGGGTTGTTCGAGGATCCCGAAGGTTTTATTGCCCGCATTAATGACCTGCTCCAACAGAAAACAGCTGTTACCGGTGAAGAGTTGATTATGGCTGATGGCCGTGTACTCAACCGCGATTATATCCCGTTTTTTGTGAATAATGAATACAAGGGGCATCTCTGGAAATACACTGATATTACAGCTGCAAAACGCTATGAGCAGAAACTTCAGGAACAGGAAGAAAAGTACAGAGGCATTATAGAAAATATGAACCTCGGACTCATTGAGGTTGATCTTGAAGAAAAAATCGTTTACGCCAACCAGTCGTTCTGTAATATTTCCGGTTACACGACTGACGAATTATTGGGCCGGAAAACATACGATTTACTTTTACCTAAAGAACTCCGCCAGACTTTCAATAGCCGGCAGAAAGAACGGAATCAGGGTATTTCGGATGCCTATGAAATGCAGGTGCGTAACAAACGCGGCGAGGCCAGGTGGTGGATGATTTCCGGAGCGCCTATGTATGACTCAAAAGGAACCGTTATCGGAAGCATTGGCGTACATGTGGATATTACAGATCAGATGGAGCTTGAGGAACAGCTACGTACAGCCCGCAAGCTTGCCGAAGAATCGGCTAAAGCCAAAGAATCGTTCATGATAAACATGAGTCATGAAATACGAACACCCATGAATGCGATTTCGGGCTTTGGCGAGCAATTGCTCAATACGCCGCTTTCCGGTAAGCAACGCACGTTTGTGAATGCCATTAATTCGGCAAGTGCCAACCTGCTTGTAATTATTAACGACATTCTCGACTTCTCGAAAATTGAAGCGGGGCAATTAACTGTTGAACGTATTACGTTTTCGTTAGTTGATGTTGTAAAAACAGTATGCAGCATCCTTTTTTCGAAAGCCGAAGAAAAAGGTATTCTGCTTGAATGTAAAATCGACGAAAACCTTACGCCCGTTCTCATTGGCGATCCTTTCAGAATTACGCAGGTACTCATTAATCTGATCGGAAATAGTATAAAGTTTACAGAACAGGGCAAAGTATCAGTTCAGGTGACCGTAATTCAGAATGCCAAACTCGGACAGGAAATAGAGCTTGCCGTAAGCGATACAGGAATTGGTATGAGTAACGAATTTTTGACGCAGATGTTTGGCAAATTCAGTCAGGAAGATGATTCAACAGCACGTATGTACGGAGGAACCGGGTTGGGCATGGCGATTACCCGCGAGCTGGTTGAGCTTATGGGTGGAAGTATTTCGGTTGCAAGTACAAAAGGGCTAGGGTCGGTATTTAAAGTTAATTTGTTGTTGCCTGCCGGAAATAGTTCTGATATAAGTGTGCAGCATCCCGATATTACTCCTGATGGCCAACTGAGCGGCAAAACGATTTTGCTTGCTGAAGACAATTCCTATAACCAGCTCCTCGCCACCACAATTCTCGAACGCTACGGAGCCGAAGTAATTGTGTGCAACGATGGAGCCGAAGCGGTACTTGCGTTAGAAAAACGGGATGCAGATGTTGTACTTATGGATGTTCAGATGCCTGTGATGGATGGCGTTGAGTGTACCGGCATAATTCGTCAGTTGTATGGAACGGGTTTGCCTGTAGTTGCCTTAACAGCAAATGCGCTTACGGGTGAACGCGAAAAGTGTATTGCTGCCGGTATGGATGATTTTCTTTCCAAACCGTTTGAAGAGCAGCAACTCATTCAGAAAGTCTTTAAGTGGATTGCCATTGGTTCCGTTATATTGCGGGAGAATACAATGAATGACGACTATACACCGGATCTTTCGCGCCTGTTAAAGATTGCGGCTGGCGATAAGGTGTTTCTGAATAAAATGCTCACGATTTTTGTAAAGGAAACTCCCGCTCAACTGGCAGAAATGAAAGCCGCCTGCGATGCCGGAGATTTTGTGAAAATGGGTCGTATTGCTCATCGAATCAAACCTTCTTTGAACGATGTGGGTATATCCACCAATCTTCTTGCTGAAATTGAAACCGAAGGGAAAAACAATAATCCCGTTCCTCAAGTTAGTGAACGATTTGCCGACTTAACTGATAGGGTGAATGGGGTTATTGAGCATATCAGACAGTTTTATTTGTAA
- a CDS encoding heme NO-binding domain-containing protein, translated as MKGLIFTEFLEMVEKRFGIKTVDIIVSQPNIESDSYTSVGSYPHGQMVNLVVNLSKHTGIPVEELLKVYGRYLFGRLAAQYPEMIVGITDPLSFLEKIETHIHVEVKKLYPESRPPALQPQRISEQQIKLTYQSHRGMADVAEGLILGCGDYYQTSLILVRKELPDGTTEFLISCNEC; from the coding sequence ATGAAAGGCTTAATCTTTACTGAATTCCTTGAAATGGTTGAAAAGCGGTTTGGTATCAAAACCGTTGATATAATTGTTTCACAACCAAATATTGAGTCTGATAGCTATACCTCAGTTGGGTCATATCCGCACGGACAAATGGTTAACCTTGTGGTTAACCTGAGCAAGCATACCGGAATACCTGTTGAGGAGTTACTGAAAGTGTACGGGCGTTATTTATTTGGCCGCCTGGCCGCGCAATATCCTGAAATGATAGTGGGCATTACCGATCCGCTCAGCTTTCTTGAGAAGATTGAGACGCACATACATGTGGAAGTAAAGAAATTATACCCTGAGTCCAGACCACCTGCGCTTCAGCCTCAGCGTATTTCGGAGCAACAAATAAAACTTACATATCAGTCGCATCGTGGAATGGCGGATGTGGCCGAAGGACTTATTTTAGGTTGCGGTGATTATTACCAGACCAGCCTGATTCTTGTACGAAAGGAATTGCCCGATGGCACAACGGAGTTTTTAATCAGTTGCAATGAGTGCTGA
- a CDS encoding sigma-54-dependent Fis family transcriptional regulator — MSTFRIFIVEDDPWYGEILDYHLSLNPDNSVTLFTNGHDCLKALSASPDLITIDYGLPDMTGQELFRKIRERYPGIPVVIISAQEDVSVAVSLLKEGAYDYLLKDENTKDLLWSTVNAARETHALQRKVEYLEEELGKKYSFSNSIKGDSAALRKVFALLEKAIRTSINVTITGETGTGKELVAKAIHFNSDRRNRPFVAVNMAAIPKELLESELFGHEKGAFTGAVSRRHGRFEEAEKGTLFLDEIAEMDLSMQSKLLRVLQERELIRVGGNERVSLDVRLVVATHKDLAEEVKAGRFREDLYYRIIGFPVHLPPLRERGNDILLLARSFLDEFCKANALQPLKLSTDAANKLMQYHFPGNVRELKSIIELAAVLADPPEIKSSEISFTPNTRTSVLSGSERTLKEYTIEIIETYLRRYNHNIVKVAEKLNVGKSTIYKMIKDGEVKNESE, encoded by the coding sequence ATGAGCACATTCAGAATTTTTATTGTGGAAGATGATCCCTGGTATGGGGAAATTCTTGACTATCATCTTAGTCTTAATCCGGATAATTCGGTTACGCTGTTCACAAACGGGCACGACTGTTTAAAGGCCTTATCAGCTTCTCCTGATTTGATTACAATAGACTATGGCTTGCCTGATATGACCGGGCAGGAACTATTTCGTAAAATACGGGAGCGTTATCCTGGTATTCCAGTTGTAATTATCAGTGCACAGGAGGATGTGTCTGTTGCAGTGAGTTTGCTAAAAGAAGGAGCTTATGATTATTTGCTGAAAGACGAGAATACAAAAGATCTGCTCTGGTCAACAGTGAATGCCGCGAGAGAAACACATGCACTTCAGCGGAAAGTGGAGTATCTTGAAGAGGAGCTTGGCAAAAAGTATTCATTTTCGAATAGTATTAAAGGCGACAGTGCCGCGCTGCGCAAGGTATTTGCTTTGCTTGAAAAGGCGATACGCACATCCATAAACGTAACCATTACCGGCGAAACGGGCACAGGCAAAGAGCTGGTGGCAAAAGCAATTCACTTTAACAGCGACCGCCGTAACAGGCCGTTTGTGGCTGTAAACATGGCCGCCATCCCAAAGGAGTTGCTCGAAAGTGAATTGTTCGGACATGAGAAAGGTGCTTTTACCGGCGCCGTTTCACGCAGGCACGGGCGTTTTGAAGAAGCCGAAAAAGGCACACTCTTTCTCGACGAAATAGCTGAAATGGATTTATCCATGCAAAGCAAGCTGCTGCGTGTATTGCAGGAACGTGAACTTATCCGCGTAGGTGGCAATGAACGTGTTTCACTCGATGTACGTTTGGTTGTGGCTACGCATAAAGACCTTGCAGAGGAAGTAAAAGCTGGTCGTTTCAGAGAGGATTTGTATTACCGAATTATTGGATTTCCGGTTCATCTGCCTCCACTGCGTGAGCGGGGCAATGATATTCTGCTGCTTGCACGCTCGTTTCTCGATGAGTTTTGTAAAGCGAATGCCCTTCAGCCACTTAAATTGTCAACCGATGCAGCAAACAAGCTCATGCAGTATCACTTTCCCGGTAATGTGCGCGAACTCAAATCAATTATTGAACTTGCCGCTGTATTGGCCGATCCGCCCGAAATAAAAAGCAGCGAAATTTCTTTTACACCCAACACACGCACATCCGTTTTATCGGGCAGTGAACGTACATTGAAAGAATATACAATCGAAATAATTGAAACCTACCTGCGCAGATACAACCACAACATTGTGAAAGTGGCTGAAAAACTAAATGTCGGAAAATCGACCATTTACAAAATGATAAAAGACGGCGAGGTAAAAAACGAGAGCGAATGA
- a CDS encoding undecaprenyl/decaprenyl-phosphate alpha-N-acetylglucosaminyl 1-phosphate transferase: MHTHLTQALLMAGVSFLLATLLFPAFIRVYLHKGWVDKPDNRKKHIKPVPAAGGVVIALSVFGALVMFETGRSFLASHLFETLALLVLCGIGAWDDQRNLRPLMRLLVQLGCGALLSLSGLRLQSLHGVFGVYELAWPAQILLSTVIYAGATNAFNLIDGIDGLSGVLALTGLTVFSILFLLCGSTSMLLLLLPFIAALVLFLKYNFTPASVFMGDSGSQMLGFLLAASGMTILEQGANTTAHPYAALVSAILILPVADALRVFAYRIGSGRSPFMADRSHLHHWLLLAGNNHPSAVKHIFVLQIGILLFSLFTIDKLDTTYILLVQLTMVLLFTRFVKAIARFEKWKNMVRENERSYK, translated from the coding sequence ATGCACACACATCTCACTCAGGCATTACTCATGGCAGGAGTTTCATTTCTGCTGGCCACCTTGCTTTTTCCGGCCTTCATTCGTGTCTATTTGCATAAAGGCTGGGTTGATAAGCCTGACAACCGAAAGAAACATATTAAGCCGGTGCCGGCAGCCGGCGGTGTAGTTATTGCTCTTTCTGTGTTTGGAGCTCTGGTTATGTTTGAAACGGGCCGGTCTTTTCTGGCTTCGCACCTGTTTGAAACACTTGCATTGCTTGTACTTTGCGGCATAGGCGCATGGGACGATCAGCGAAACCTCAGGCCGTTGATGCGTTTGCTGGTGCAGTTGGGCTGTGGTGCCTTGCTTTCGCTCTCAGGGCTCAGGCTGCAATCGTTGCACGGTGTGTTTGGCGTGTATGAACTTGCATGGCCGGCCCAGATTCTGTTAAGTACGGTTATTTATGCCGGAGCCACCAATGCGTTTAATCTTATCGATGGAATCGACGGACTTTCGGGTGTGCTGGCTTTAACAGGGCTTACTGTATTCAGTATTCTTTTTTTATTATGCGGATCAACATCAATGCTGTTGCTGCTGTTGCCTTTTATTGCAGCACTGGTTCTGTTTCTAAAATACAATTTTACACCAGCCTCGGTTTTTATGGGCGACAGCGGTTCGCAAATGCTGGGATTTTTGCTGGCGGCGTCGGGTATGACTATTCTTGAACAGGGGGCAAACACTACTGCACATCCGTATGCTGCATTAGTTTCGGCTATACTTATTCTTCCCGTGGCCGATGCTTTACGTGTGTTTGCTTATCGGATCGGGTCAGGACGTTCGCCTTTTATGGCCGATCGCAGTCATCTGCATCACTGGTTGCTGCTGGCAGGAAACAATCACCCCTCGGCTGTGAAACACATTTTTGTGTTGCAGATAGGTATTCTCCTGTTTTCACTTTTTACCATAGATAAATTAGATACGACATATATTCTGCTTGTGCAGCTTACTATGGTACTGCTCTTTACAAGGTTTGTAAAAGCCATCGCCCGGTTCGAAAAATGGAAAAACATGGTAAGAGAAAACGAAAGAAGTTATAAGTAG
- a CDS encoding DUF1972 domain-containing protein has product MNSRVAIIGTVGIPARYGGFETLAARLTAHLGNDYSFTVYCSKQAYRKEERKAHEGNTRLVYLPFKANGIQSIIYDAVSILHALFKNDVLLILGVSGGFMIPFVRWFTRKKIIVSVDGIEWKRDKWGRMAAWYLWFAEMLAVRYAHVNIADNESIQDYTAKRYESLSCIIEYGGDHVTQQSFTNADLKRYPFLSKPYAFSVCRIEPENNIHLMLDAFSSIPNRQLVLVGNWSKSEYGKTLLEKYADYGNIFLLDPIYDQRLIDAMRTNCMLYLHGHSAGGTNPSLVEAMTLGCCVCCFDVSYNRTTTQQKALYFADATSLANLVMHTPYLKILAQGNAMKKIAAQRYTWHAVAARYGDVIRCALEGEIRNSLQSNAELLSIHELGELGATHLQSTQLFYQKR; this is encoded by the coding sequence ATGAATTCCAGAGTAGCCATAATAGGAACTGTGGGCATACCGGCCCGATACGGCGGATTTGAAACGCTTGCTGCGCGCCTGACTGCGCATTTGGGCAATGATTATTCGTTTACGGTGTATTGCTCAAAGCAGGCTTACCGTAAAGAGGAGCGTAAAGCGCACGAAGGGAATACCCGGCTTGTGTATTTGCCATTTAAAGCCAACGGTATTCAAAGTATTATTTACGACGCAGTAAGTATATTACATGCGCTTTTCAAAAACGATGTATTGCTTATTCTTGGTGTAAGCGGCGGATTTATGATTCCGTTTGTGCGCTGGTTTACACGCAAAAAAATTATTGTGTCGGTTGACGGGATTGAGTGGAAGCGGGATAAATGGGGGCGTATGGCTGCGTGGTATTTATGGTTTGCCGAAATGCTTGCCGTGCGTTATGCACATGTGAATATTGCCGATAACGAAAGCATACAGGATTACACCGCAAAACGGTACGAGAGTTTGAGTTGCATTATTGAATACGGGGGCGACCATGTGACGCAGCAGAGTTTTACCAATGCCGATTTAAAACGATACCCGTTTTTATCTAAACCCTATGCATTTTCAGTGTGCCGCATTGAGCCTGAAAATAATATTCATCTCATGCTTGATGCTTTCAGTAGTATTCCAAACAGACAACTGGTGCTGGTGGGTAACTGGAGCAAAAGCGAATACGGGAAAACCCTTCTGGAAAAATACGCCGATTATGGCAACATTTTCCTGCTCGACCCGATTTACGATCAGCGGCTAATTGATGCGATGCGCACCAACTGCATGCTCTACTTGCACGGCCACAGTGCAGGTGGCACCAACCCCTCGCTGGTAGAAGCAATGACTTTAGGTTGCTGTGTGTGCTGCTTTGATGTGAGCTACAACCGCACCACCACACAGCAAAAAGCCCTGTATTTCGCCGATGCAACTTCGCTTGCCAATCTCGTTATGCACACACCCTACCTTAAAATTCTTGCACAGGGAAATGCAATGAAAAAAATTGCAGCGCAACGTTACACGTGGCATGCAGTGGCTGCGCGGTATGGCGATGTAATACGCTGTGCACTTGAAGGGGAAATACGCAACTCGCTGCAGTCGAATGCAGAATTGCTGAGCATACATGAATTGGGCGAGCTCGGCGCAACACATCTCCAGTCAACTCAATTATTCTATCAAAAACGCTGA
- a CDS encoding glycosyltransferase family 4 protein, with protein sequence MKYNHWGRTYAVHLLNDFSGSPLVLREVLRDMQKMGNRITVLTSTEKPTGFLTHGLQVHVARIPYGWSPSKAVTFMRYLWSQLFTFFFLLRSLNRNDSVYVNTLLPFGAMLAGKLKRVQVTVHIHEVSLRPLWLQRFLVFMAKSCASEVVFVSQYTASRFRFSKTPTSVVRNTLPDEFWDKATQHRFTRPQGKFTVLMLASLKAYKGIYEYAGLSRRFPGIRFLLVLNAGLNEAEKFKWQVNAPANLEIHPATSDTHWFYSQAHVVVNLSRPDQWIETFGMTILEAFAYGRPVIAPPVGGPSELVTHGVNGFLIDSRNAGALDAAIKKLWLRNDLYHDMVRHICNESYPHFSHTAHAG encoded by the coding sequence ATGAAATACAATCACTGGGGGCGCACCTACGCCGTTCATCTGCTCAATGATTTCAGCGGAAGTCCGCTTGTGCTGCGCGAAGTATTACGCGATATGCAAAAAATGGGAAACCGCATAACTGTACTTACTTCTACTGAAAAACCCACCGGCTTTCTTACTCATGGATTACAGGTTCATGTAGCCAGAATTCCTTACGGCTGGTCGCCATCAAAAGCCGTTACATTTATGCGTTACCTCTGGTCGCAGCTCTTCACATTTTTCTTTCTGCTCCGATCACTTAACAGAAATGATTCTGTATATGTGAATACATTGCTGCCCTTTGGTGCTATGCTGGCCGGTAAGTTAAAACGTGTGCAGGTAACTGTACACATTCACGAAGTAAGTCTGCGGCCTCTATGGCTGCAGCGTTTCCTTGTATTCATGGCTAAGAGTTGTGCCAGTGAGGTTGTATTTGTATCACAGTACACTGCCAGTCGTTTTCGTTTTTCGAAAACCCCTACCAGCGTGGTGCGCAACACACTTCCCGACGAGTTTTGGGACAAAGCCACCCAGCACAGGTTTACGCGTCCGCAAGGGAAGTTTACAGTACTTATGCTGGCTTCACTCAAAGCATACAAAGGTATTTATGAATATGCCGGGCTTTCCAGGCGTTTTCCGGGAATCCGCTTTTTACTTGTGCTAAATGCCGGTTTAAACGAAGCAGAGAAGTTTAAGTGGCAGGTAAATGCACCGGCCAATCTGGAAATCCATCCGGCTACATCAGACACACATTGGTTTTACAGCCAGGCTCATGTGGTGGTTAATCTTTCACGTCCCGATCAGTGGATTGAAACATTTGGGATGACCATACTCGAAGCATTTGCCTATGGCCGTCCGGTTATTGCCCCCCCTGTAGGCGGCCCTTCCGAACTGGTTACGCATGGAGTAAATGGTTTTCTTATCGACTCGCGTAATGCCGGCGCGCTTGATGCTGCCATAAAAAAACTCTGGCTCCGCAACGATTTGTACCATGATATGGTGCGCCATATCTGCAACGAATCTTATCCTCATTTCTCACATACGGCGCATGCCGGATAA
- a CDS encoding glycosyltransferase family 4 protein, with protein sequence MKTVLITAYAINPYKGSEDGMGWQFVLQAARFQRVVAVTRRNNLPHINTYIAEHPELKAQTDNIVFRAVDWPGWMLFWKKGPLLSLIYFYCWQISVALRLFSQRNKFDVVHNLNFHNDWTPSFLWILGRPLVWGPVGHHPPVRSTFLRRFSRREKMREYMLRGFKWMFWNFDPFLKITRRRASHVFCMHKKSAAKLPRTATYSLLPSVATEAPEPGATTDKGFTVFSAGRFVPLKGFDITVRSFAAFCRMLGDEDREKVKLRLAGTGPMLNEIERIAENEGIREKVEIIAWIPRHELGAVYRSSSVFLFPSHEGAGMVVAEAMSYALPVVCWDNCGPGAFLHPQATTAVPVCSYRQAVDAFATQLFKLFTNKQHLLKEQHLAAEQYQKHFRWEQRGEILRDVYTAVINKEKINSKTPAHEIQSLGAHLRRSSAQ encoded by the coding sequence ATGAAAACTGTACTTATAACAGCGTATGCAATCAATCCGTACAAAGGATCGGAAGACGGAATGGGTTGGCAGTTTGTATTGCAGGCTGCTCGATTTCAGCGAGTAGTTGCTGTAACACGGCGCAATAATTTGCCGCACATCAACACTTACATAGCCGAACATCCTGAGCTAAAAGCACAAACAGACAACATCGTGTTTCGTGCAGTTGACTGGCCCGGCTGGATGTTGTTTTGGAAAAAAGGCCCGCTGCTTTCGCTCATCTATTTTTACTGCTGGCAAATTTCGGTTGCGCTTCGTTTGTTTTCACAGCGCAATAAATTTGATGTAGTACACAACCTCAATTTTCATAACGACTGGACACCTTCTTTTCTCTGGATACTTGGCCGCCCGCTGGTTTGGGGGCCGGTTGGTCATCACCCGCCTGTTCGCAGCACTTTTTTGCGCCGGTTTTCGCGACGTGAAAAAATGCGTGAGTATATGCTGCGCGGTTTCAAATGGATGTTTTGGAATTTTGATCCGTTTTTAAAAATCACCCGGCGGCGTGCATCGCATGTGTTTTGTATGCACAAAAAATCGGCCGCAAAATTGCCGCGCACGGCAACTTATTCACTGCTTCCTTCGGTAGCAACCGAGGCGCCAGAGCCCGGAGCAACAACCGACAAAGGCTTCACTGTTTTTTCGGCGGGCCGTTTTGTTCCGCTCAAAGGCTTTGATATTACAGTGCGCAGCTTTGCCGCATTTTGCAGGATGCTGGGCGATGAGGATCGGGAAAAAGTTAAGCTTCGCCTGGCAGGAACCGGCCCGATGCTGAACGAAATAGAACGCATTGCCGAAAACGAAGGAATTCGTGAAAAAGTAGAAATAATAGCATGGATACCGCGCCATGAATTGGGAGCTGTTTACCGAAGTTCATCTGTTTTTCTTTTCCCCAGCCACGAAGGTGCGGGCATGGTGGTGGCCGAAGCCATGAGCTATGCATTGCCGGTTGTGTGCTGGGACAATTGCGGGCCGGGAGCTTTTCTGCATCCGCAGGCTACCACCGCAGTTCCGGTATGCAGCTACAGGCAAGCGGTTGATGCTTTTGCAACACAACTGTTTAAGCTTTTTACCAATAAGCAGCACCTGCTTAAAGAACAGCACCTGGCTGCCGAACAGTATCAAAAACACTTTCGCTGGGAGCAGCGCGGCGAAATACTGCGTGATGTTTACACGGCTGTAATCAATAAAGAAAAAATTAATTCAAAAACTCCTGCACATGAAATACAATCACTGGGGGCGCACCTACGCCGTTCATCTGCTCAATGA